The proteins below come from a single Verrucomicrobiota bacterium genomic window:
- the tsaE gene encoding tRNA (adenosine(37)-N6)-threonylcarbamoyltransferase complex ATPase subunit type 1 TsaE: MCHSPEETQAVGFDLGQSTVPGAVLALHGDLGAGKTELVKGLAAGLGSDEPVSSPTFTLVHEYRGGRLPVFHFDWYRLERADELEETGFYDYLDRCGVTVIEWAGRFPSELPPGTQHVYLSFLTDDAREVRW; the protein is encoded by the coding sequence ATTTGTCATTCTCCCGAGGAAACGCAGGCGGTCGGGTTCGATCTGGGTCAATCGACCGTACCCGGAGCGGTATTGGCCTTGCACGGGGACCTGGGAGCGGGCAAAACCGAGCTGGTCAAGGGTTTGGCTGCCGGGCTGGGGAGCGACGAACCCGTCAGCAGTCCCACATTTACCCTCGTTCACGAATATCGGGGAGGCAGGCTGCCGGTATTCCATTTCGATTGGTACCGGCTCGAACGTGCCGACGAGCTGGAGGAAACCGGATTCTACGATTACCTGGACCGGTGCGGGGTGACGGTTATCGAATGGGCCGGCAGGTTCCCTTCGGAATTGCCGCCGGGAACTCAACACGTTTATCTGTCGTTCTTAACGGATGACGCCCGTGAGGTACGGTGGTGA
- the tsaB gene encoding tRNA (adenosine(37)-N6)-threonylcarbamoyltransferase complex dimerization subunit type 1 TsaB, which produces MIELAIENSTGRGSLAVAKDGCVVQTASFEGSSQLALAVAAARQAVTAFDRIVIGTGPGSYTGLRVAAATALGLQVALGCELAGCPSVLGFAEDTYLVIGNARRGSYFFAMVRHHRLADGPRLIPAHDLHVTLAALPSIPCFATTPIPENVQARFSDPGAEHLLSRSPAWTASVEPLYLKGPHVMVPSVGCGVPGKSGEAT; this is translated from the coding sequence GTGATCGAGCTTGCGATCGAGAATTCAACCGGCCGGGGCAGCCTTGCCGTCGCGAAGGATGGCTGCGTAGTGCAGACGGCGTCGTTTGAGGGGTCCAGCCAGTTGGCGCTTGCCGTCGCCGCGGCCCGGCAGGCGGTAACCGCTTTCGATCGTATCGTAATCGGTACCGGACCGGGTTCGTACACCGGTTTGCGGGTGGCAGCCGCAACGGCCCTGGGGTTACAGGTAGCTCTCGGCTGCGAGTTGGCGGGATGCCCGTCCGTACTCGGGTTTGCCGAGGACACCTACCTTGTGATCGGGAACGCTCGCCGTGGAAGCTATTTCTTTGCCATGGTCCGCCACCACCGCCTCGCTGACGGTCCCCGGCTTATCCCCGCCCACGACCTCCACGTAACGCTGGCCGCATTGCCGTCCATACCCTGTTTTGCGACCACGCCAATTCCGGAAAACGTTCAGGCCCGGTTTAGCGACCCTGGCGCAGAACATCTTCTGAGTCGGTCCCCTGCCTGGACTGCTTCGGTCGAACCGCTCTACCTGAAAGGGCCTCACGTAATGGTGCCGAGTGTCGGGTGTGGGGTGCCGGGTAAATCAGGAGAAGCCACGTAA